GACGTGGCTTAGTCATATAATAAAGACCAAGAACCATATCCTGAGAAGGTACAGTAATAGGAGCACCATTTGCAGGGTTCAACAAGTTATGAGCAGAAAGCATCAACAACTGGGCCTCAAGAATTGCAGCATTACCAAGAGGTAAGTGAACTGCCATCTGGTCTCCATCGAAATCGGCGTTGAAACCAGTACATGCAAGAGGGTGAAGTTGAATCGCTTTACCTTCAACAAGTCGAGGTTGGAAAGATTGGATAGATAAACGGTGAAGAGTCGGTGCACGGTTAAGCATCACTGGATGACCTTTCATCACGTTTTCTAGAATATCCCAAACAACAGGATCTTTTCTATCTACAATCTTTTTTGCTGACTTTACAGTCTTTACAATACCACGCTCGATCAACTTACGAATCACGAATGGCTTATAAAGTTCTGCTGCCATATCCTTAGGGATACCACATTCGTGGATCCTAAGAGTAGGACCTACAACAATAACCGAACGAGCTGAATAGTCAACACGCTTACCCAAAAGGTTTTGACGGAAACGTCCTTGCTTACCTTTTAGTGAGTCAGAAAGAGATTTAAGAGCACGGTTGTTCTCTGTTTTAACAGCATTCGATTTTCTCGAATTGTCAAATAGAGAATCCACAGACTCTTGCAACATCCTCTTCTCATTACGAAGGATCACCTCAGGAGCTTTGATTTCGATAAGTCTCTTAAGACGGTTATTACGGATAATAACACGACGATACAAATCGTTCAAATCTGAAGTAGCAAAACGTCCACCATCAAGCGGCACTAAAGGACGTAGATCTGGTGGAATTACAGGAACCACTTTCACAATCATCCACTCCGGACGGTTTCTTTTTTTCGATGCACGGAAAGCCTCTACAACTTGAAGACGCTTCAAAGCATCGTTCTTACGTTGTTGTGAAGTTTCAGTACTTGCTTTGTGACGCAACTCATAAGAGATAGAATCTAACTCTAAACGCTCAAGCAATGAGTAAAGAGCCTCAGCTCCCATCTTTGCGATGAACTTATCTGGGTCATCATCATCAAGCATTTGATTTTCTCTTGGTAGAGTATCTAGGATATCCAAATACTCCTCTTCCGTAAGAAAATCTAAATATTTAACACCATCATCACGCTTAACACCTGCGTTAATAACCACGTATCTTTCGTAATAGATGATTGTATCTAACTTCTTCGTTGGTAATCCTAAAAGATAACCAATTTTATTTGGTAGAGATTTAAAGTACCAAATATGGGCAACAGGAACAACCAAAGAGATATGTCCCATACGCTCACGACGTACTTTCTTTTCAGTTACCTCCACACCACAACGGTCACAAACGATACCACGATAACGGATACGCTTATATTTACCGCAGTGACATTCGTAATCCTTTACAGGACCAAAAATGCGCTCACAGAAAAGACCATCTCTTTCTGGCTTGTATGTACGGTAGTTAATTGTTTCAGGCTTAAGCACTTCGCCATGCGATCTCTCAAGTATCTCTTCTGGTGAAGAAAGACTGATAGATAGTTTAGAGAAGTTACTTTTAACCTTATTATCTCTTCTGAATGCCATAAAACAAAAATTATAAACTTATAGTTCAGCGTATGAAAAGGAAGGCATCGAAGACACCTCCCTTATTCAAATATATTATTCAAGGTCTACACTCAATCCTAATCCACGAAGTTCGTGAAGAAGAACGTTCAACGACTCAGGAATTCCTGGAGTAGGCATTGGATCACCTTTCACAATAGCCTCGTATGCTTTTGCTCTACCAATCACATCATCCGACTTCACAGTCAAGATTTCTTGAAGGATATTTGCAGCACCGTAAGCCTCAAGAGCCCAAACCTCCATCTCACCAAAACGCTGTCCTCCGAATTGAGCTTTACCACCCAATGGTTGCTGCGTAATAAGAGAGTATGGTCCGATAGAACGAGCGTGCATCTTATCTTCAACCATGTGACCTAGTTTCAACATATAGATAACTCCTACTGTTGCAGGTTGGTCAAAACGCTCACCAGTCTCACCATTGATAAGTCTTGTACGTCCAAAACGAGGAACACTTGCCTTATCACATAACTCAGTTATCTCATCTAATGTTGCTCCATCAAAGATAGGAGTAGCGAATTTACATCCTAACTCCATTCCAGCCCAACCTAAAACAGTCTCATAGATCTGTCCTAAGTTCATCCTTGAAGGTACACCTAATGGGTTCAATACGATATCCACTGGAGTTCCATCCTCAAGGAAAGGCATATCTTCTTGACGAACAATACGAGAAACGATACCTTTGTTACCGTGACGTCCCGCCATCTTATCACCAATCTGAAGCTTACGTTTCTTAGCAATATAAACCTTAGCCAACTGAATAATACCAGCAGGAAGTTCATCACCAATAGTAACGTTATAACGCTTACGTTTTGCTACAGCCTCAAACTCTTTATACTTCATGATATAGTTACGAACTAAAGATACGACCATTAAGTTCTTATCTTCATCCGTAGTCCAATCATTGGCATTCACTGTCATAAAGTCAATACCAGCAAGAAGTTTTTGAGTAAATTTAGTTCCTTTCGAAATTACATCTACGCCAAAATAATCCTCTACACCTTGAGAAGTCTTTCCTGTAACAATATTGAAAAGCTTATCAACCAAAATATCTTTCAAACGGTTTGCTTGAACATCAAACTCTTGGTCGATCTGCTCCAATAAAGGCTTAGTAGTAGATCTAGACTTTTTATCTTTCTGTACACGAGAGAACAATCTCTTATCAATAACCACCCCTTTTAGTGAAGGAGAAGCCTTCAAAGAAGCATCTTTTACATCTCCAGCTTTGTCACCGAAAATAGCACGTAAAAGTTTCTCTTCTGGAGAAGGATCTGACTCTCCCTTAGGAGTAATCTTACCAATAAGGATATCACCAGGTTTTACAACTGCACCAACGCGGATCAAACCATTCTCGTCTAAGTTACGAGTAGCTTCTTCACTTACGTTTGGAATATCAGAAGTAAACTCTTCTAAACCACGTTTTGTATCACGTACCTCAAGAGAATACTCATCAATATGAACAGAAGTAAATACATCATCACGTACGATACGCTCAGAAATTACAATCGCATCCTCATAGTTATAACCCTGCCATGGCATAAATGCCACCTTCAAGTTACGTCCTAAAGCCAATTCTCCTTGCTCAGTAGCATAACCCTCTGTAAGAATTTGTCCCTTCTTAACACGTTGGTTTGGAGAAACGATTGGTTTCAAGTCAATACATGTACCCTGGTTTGTCTTCTTATATTTCGGAACATTATAGCTCACTGTTTCGCCATTAAAGCTAACATAACGCTCCTCTTCAGTTGCGTCATAACGAACTACAATCTTACTTCCATCCACATAATCGATAACACCATCTTTCTCTGCAGAGATCTGAACACGTGAATCCTCAGCAACACGTCCTTCAAGACCTGTACCTACGATAGGCGACTGTGGACGCAACAATGGAACTGCCTGACGCATCATGTTTGATCCCATCAATGCACGGTTCGCATCATCATGTTCTAGGAAGGTAATCAACGATGCAGCAATCGAAGCAATCTGGTTTGGACCTACGTCCATCAAATCCACCTCATCGATTTCTGACATCGGATAATCTGCATCCAAACGTGCTTTCACACGAGGATTAACAAAAGATCCATCCTCTGCATAAGTAGCATTAGCCTGAGCAATAATCTTTCCTTCCT
The Prolixibacteraceae bacterium DNA segment above includes these coding regions:
- the rpoB gene encoding DNA-directed RNA polymerase subunit beta, with the translated sequence MSSQTVNNRISFASAENRFEYPDFLEVQIKSFKEFFQLGASPEERKIEGLNQVFRENFPITDTRNNFVLEFIDYSVDPPRYTIEECIDRGLTYSVPIKARLKLYCTDEEHEDFDTVIQEVYLGTIPYMTPSGSFVINGAERVVVSQLHRSPGVFFGQSVHANGTKLYSARIIPFKGSWIEFATDINGVMFAYIDRKKKLPVTTLLRAIGYESDKDILEIFGLADEIRVSKSGIKKIVGRKLAARVLKTWVEDFVDEDTGEVVSIERNEVIIDRETVIEPEHLDEILDSGAKTILLHKEEQNLADFAIIYNTLQKDPCNSEKEAVLYIYRQLRNSEPPDEATARDVIDKLFFSEVRYDLGEVGRYRINKKLNLDIDSDTRVLTNQDMIEIIKYLIKLINSKTDIDDIDHLSNRRVRTVGEQMYNQFGVGLARMARTIRERMNVRDNEVFTPTDLINSKTLSSVINSFFGTNALSQFMDQTNPLAEMTHKRRMSALGPGGLSRDRAGFEVRDVHYTHYGRLCPIETPEGPNIGLISSLCVFAKITDLGFISTPYRPVSEGKVNLDNQDVVYLTAEEEEGKIIAQANATYAEDGSFVNPRVKARLDADYPMSEIDEVDLMDVGPNQIASIAASLITFLEHDDANRALMGSNMMRQAVPLLRPQSPIVGTGLEGRVAEDSRVQISAEKDGVIDYVDGSKIVVRYDATEEERYVSFNGETVSYNVPKYKKTNQGTCIDLKPIVSPNQRVKKGQILTEGYATEQGELALGRNLKVAFMPWQGYNYEDAIVISERIVRDDVFTSVHIDEYSLEVRDTKRGLEEFTSDIPNVSEEATRNLDENGLIRVGAVVKPGDILIGKITPKGESDPSPEEKLLRAIFGDKAGDVKDASLKASPSLKGVVIDKRLFSRVQKDKKSRSTTKPLLEQIDQEFDVQANRLKDILVDKLFNIVTGKTSQGVEDYFGVDVISKGTKFTQKLLAGIDFMTVNANDWTTDEDKNLMVVSLVRNYIMKYKEFEAVAKRKRYNVTIGDELPAGIIQLAKVYIAKKRKLQIGDKMAGRHGNKGIVSRIVRQEDMPFLEDGTPVDIVLNPLGVPSRMNLGQIYETVLGWAGMELGCKFATPIFDGATLDEITELCDKASVPRFGRTRLINGETGERFDQPATVGVIYMLKLGHMVEDKMHARSIGPYSLITQQPLGGKAQFGGQRFGEMEVWALEAYGAANILQEILTVKSDDVIGRAKAYEAIVKGDPMPTPGIPESLNVLLHELRGLGLSVDLE